In the genome of Euleptes europaea isolate rEulEur1 chromosome 7, rEulEur1.hap1, whole genome shotgun sequence, one region contains:
- the TUFT1 gene encoding tuftelin encodes MVANRPTGSHALASECVKSSEGDEEIIKVYLKARAEDKTKHEKNPYLLKSDDCQRQELTSAKQNGIRPYRTNSYRSLSASEEEPSYPREDIRIMRETTKRLFSKLQEAEKRHQSDRAAYETSISHYRREAEQSSAAVQQAELDLAEKDLKLEEVQRLLSGMEKEQRSLLQKMKDDESELEELRKIRSDQVAEQERSSKLEKEVATLREKIHHLDDMLKSQQRKVRQMIEQLQNSKTVIQSKDAIIQELKERVAYLEAENLEMHDRMEHLIENQVNSSGHSAKSRSKSEYFSSSKRTNKSLGPKPLPLIRVVET; translated from the exons ATGGTGGCCAACCGGCCCACGGGAAGTCACGCCCTGGCTTCGGAGTGCGTCAAATCCAGCGAGGGGGACGAAGAGATCATCAAG GTATACCTGAAGGCCCGGGCGGAGGACAAGACAAAGCATGAGAAGAATCCCTACCTACTGAAAAGTGACGACTGTCAGAGGCAAGAG TTGACTTCGGCAAAACAGAATGGGATCCGTCCGTACAGAACTAACTCGTATCGAAGCCTGTCTGCAAGTGAG GAGGAACCGTCCTACCCCAGAGAAGACATCCGGATCATGCGCGAGACCACCAAGAGGCTTTTCTCcaagctgcaggaggcagagaagCGGCACCAGTCGGATCGGGCTGCTTATGAG ACGTCCATCTCTCACTACCGGAGGGAAGCGGAGCAGTCCAGCGCGGCTGTCCAGCAGGCCGAACTGGACCTGGCAGAGAAAGATCTGAAGCTGGAGGAGGTCCAGCGGCTCCTCTCGGGGATGGAGAAG gagcagcgGAGCCTGCTGCAGAAGATGAAGGACGACGAATCCGAGCTGGAGGAGCTGAGGAAGATCCGGAGCGACCAAGTTGCCGAGCAGGAAAG GTCATCTAAACTAGAAAAAGAAGTCGCCACTTTGCGGGAGAAAATCCACCACCTGGACGACATGCTGAAGAGCCAGCAGCGCAAAGTCCGGCAGATGATAGAGCAG CTTCAAAACTCCAAGACGGTGATTCAGTCCAAGGACGCAATTATTCAAGAGCTCAAAGAACGGGTGGCTTACCTGGAGGCTGag AACCTGGAGATGCACGATCGCATGGAGCACCTCATCGAAAACCAAGTCAACTCCAGTGGGCACAGCGCCAAGTCCCGCTCCAAATCCGAGTACTTCAGCAG CAGCAAAAGGACCAACAAATCGCTGGGACCCAAACCGTTGCCTCTCATCCGAGTGGTGGAAACATGA